A single genomic interval of Oryzomonas sagensis harbors:
- a CDS encoding phenylacetate--CoA ligase family protein, which produces MYFNEEFETLPRPALEALQLKRLQVVVERVYANVPFYKDSFDRAGLKPADVRSLDDLQRFPFTTKQNMRDSYPYGLFAAPLEEVVRIHASSGTTGKPTVVGYTQKDIETWSELMARSFMAAGAHRGDIIHNAYGYGLFTGGLGAHYGAERLGASVIPISGGNTKRQIMIMQDFGSTVLTCTPSYSLFMAEEASAAGIDFKKLKLRIGIFGAEPWSEAMRGEIEAKLNLSAIDIYGLSEIMGPGVAIECIEAKKGLHIWEDHFIPEIIDPATGLRLPDGELGELVITTITKQGIPLIRYRTRDITSITYEPCVCGRTHARINRMCGRSDDMLIIRGVNVFPSQIESILVGIEGVEPHYLLIVDRKDNLDTLEVHVEVDEGIFSDEIKILQLLSKRIEKEIKDVLGITCTAKLVEPKTLQRSEGKATRVIDKRKF; this is translated from the coding sequence ATGTATTTTAATGAAGAGTTTGAGACCCTGCCTCGCCCGGCGCTGGAGGCGTTGCAACTCAAACGGCTGCAAGTCGTGGTTGAGAGAGTGTATGCCAATGTCCCGTTTTACAAAGATTCTTTTGATAGGGCCGGGCTCAAACCTGCTGACGTGCGCAGCCTGGACGATCTGCAACGGTTTCCCTTTACCACCAAGCAGAACATGCGCGACTCCTATCCTTACGGTCTGTTTGCCGCTCCTCTGGAAGAGGTCGTCCGCATCCACGCTTCTTCCGGTACCACCGGTAAGCCGACCGTGGTCGGCTATACCCAGAAGGACATCGAAACCTGGAGTGAGTTGATGGCCCGCTCGTTTATGGCGGCCGGCGCCCACAGGGGGGATATCATCCATAATGCCTACGGTTATGGACTTTTTACCGGCGGTTTGGGAGCCCATTACGGCGCCGAACGGCTGGGGGCGTCGGTCATCCCCATCTCGGGCGGCAATACCAAACGCCAGATCATGATCATGCAGGATTTCGGCTCAACGGTATTGACCTGCACCCCATCCTACTCGCTCTTCATGGCCGAGGAGGCCAGTGCTGCGGGAATCGATTTCAAAAAGCTCAAGCTGCGGATCGGCATCTTCGGGGCCGAACCCTGGTCAGAGGCCATGCGGGGCGAAATCGAGGCGAAACTGAACCTGTCGGCCATCGATATCTACGGCCTGTCCGAGATCATGGGGCCGGGAGTGGCCATCGAATGCATCGAGGCCAAGAAGGGGCTGCATATCTGGGAAGACCACTTCATCCCCGAGATCATCGATCCTGCAACCGGCCTGCGCCTGCCCGACGGGGAGCTGGGCGAACTGGTCATCACCACCATTACCAAACAGGGCATTCCCCTGATCCGTTACCGCACCCGCGACATTACCAGCATCACCTACGAGCCCTGTGTGTGCGGTCGGACCCATGCCCGCATAAATCGCATGTGCGGCCGCTCGGACGACATGCTGATCATTCGCGGGGTCAATGTCTTCCCCTCCCAGATCGAATCGATCCTGGTGGGCATCGAAGGGGTTGAACCCCATTATCTGCTGATTGTGGACCGCAAGGATAATCTGGATACCCTGGAAGTGCATGTGGAGGTGGATGAAGGAATCTTCTCCGACGAGATCAAGATCTTGCAACTCTTGTCGAAGCGGATCGAAAAAGAGATCAAGGATGTGCTGGGGATCACCTGCACCGCCAAACTGGTTGAACCCAAGACCCTTCAACGCAGCGAAGGCAAGGCGACACGGGTTATCGACAAACGGAAATTCTAG
- a CDS encoding beta-class carbonic anhydrase, translating to MTQLESIIAANRRFTKPNAFPPLPKSPKKQLAIFTCMDTRLVDFLEPAMGLKRGDAKVIKNAGNIIVDPMAGAVIRSLVAGIFMLGVEEVFVIGHRDCGMAGLELDAESVKRDMIRRGISPDVIDIHVPDLKQWLGLFAHPLENVERVVKIIRHNPLIPKDVPIHGLLFCPDDGHLDVVVDGYTQENFAAHIL from the coding sequence ATGACCCAGTTGGAATCTATTATCGCAGCAAACCGGCGCTTCACGAAGCCGAACGCCTTTCCGCCGCTGCCCAAGTCTCCCAAGAAGCAGTTGGCCATCTTCACCTGCATGGATACCCGTCTGGTCGATTTCCTGGAGCCGGCCATGGGGCTTAAACGCGGCGACGCCAAGGTCATCAAGAACGCCGGCAACATCATCGTCGATCCCATGGCGGGAGCTGTCATCCGCAGCCTGGTGGCCGGCATCTTCATGCTGGGAGTAGAGGAGGTGTTCGTCATCGGGCACCGGGATTGCGGCATGGCCGGACTGGAACTGGATGCCGAATCGGTCAAGCGCGACATGATCAGGCGCGGTATCTCCCCGGACGTCATCGATATCCATGTGCCTGATCTCAAGCAGTGGTTGGGCCTCTTCGCCCATCCGCTGGAAAACGTGGAGCGAGTGGTCAAGATCATCCGTCACAACCCGCTGATCCCCAAGGACGTACCGATACACGGCCTGCTGTTCTGCCCCGACGATGGCCATCTGGATGTGGTCGTGGACGGTTACACCCAGGAGAATTTTGCTGCCCATATACTTTAA
- a CDS encoding indolepyruvate oxidoreductase subunit beta: MNNRITNILLVGVGGQGILLAAEILSEAILLAGFDVKKSEIHGMSQRGGCVVSHVRYGAEVFSPTVPEGEGDILFGFELMETCRSLPLLKKGGAVVANDLRIAPPSVLMGQEAYPEWVTERIRERFPDFLLLDGQKLAGEAGNVRAANTVLLGAVSRRLDIDEQYWLQAIEKMVPKKAVEVNKKAFLLGRSVDWSRS; encoded by the coding sequence ATGAATAACCGCATAACCAACATCCTGCTGGTCGGGGTCGGCGGGCAGGGCATCCTGCTGGCCGCAGAGATCCTTTCCGAGGCCATCCTGTTGGCCGGTTTCGATGTGAAGAAGAGCGAGATCCACGGCATGTCCCAACGTGGGGGGTGCGTGGTCTCCCACGTACGCTATGGCGCGGAGGTCTTTTCCCCTACGGTGCCGGAAGGGGAGGGGGATATCCTGTTCGGTTTCGAACTGATGGAGACCTGCCGTTCCCTGCCCCTTCTCAAGAAGGGGGGAGCCGTGGTGGCCAATGATCTGCGTATCGCGCCGCCGTCGGTGCTGATGGGCCAGGAAGCCTATCCTGAGTGGGTGACGGAACGGATCAGGGAACGCTTTCCCGATTTTCTGCTGCTGGACGGCCAGAAACTGGCCGGCGAGGCGGGCAATGTCCGGGCGGCCAATACGGTGCTTTTGGGGGCGGTCTCCCGGCGTCTGGATATCGACGAACAGTACTGGCTGCAAGCCATCGAAAAGATGGTGCCGAAGAAAGCGGTAGAGGTGAACAAAAAGGCCTTCCTCCTGGGCCGTTCCGTTGATTGGAGTAGGTCATGA
- the iorA gene encoding indolepyruvate ferredoxin oxidoreductase subunit alpha has product MKKEILSGNEAIARGAYEAGCRVACAYPGTPSTEILENTVNYKEINSSWAPNEKVALEVAIGASFGGGRALCTMKHVGVNVAADPLFTLSYTGVNGGLVLVTADDPEMHSSQNEQDNRNYAKFAKVPMLEPADSQECKEFTRLAFELSEQYDTPVMLRTTTRISHSKSIVALGERANDLPEPKLIKNAAKLVMLPGNARVRHPFVEERIKKLSEAGADMAINRRELRDTSIGIITSGVCYQYVREALPDASTLKLGMVHPLPQALIREFAAQVDKLYVVEELDPFIEEQVKAMGVAVTGKELISLCGELSPGRIRTAFGLQQPPADAGDKLPGRPPNMCPGCPHRGVFFALNQLKAYVTGDIGCYTLGFMPPLSAMDTCVCMGASIGMATGVSKVVSAEEKKKVVAVIGDSTFLHTGINGLMDMVYNNSTSTVVILDNRITAMTGRQDNPASGFTLMDDPSHRIDFPLLCTSLGVKHIRVINPFDLEQTKNVLREEMERPEPSVIITDKPCVLVKREGVFHKGPVYEVAVEKCTGCRACLKIGCPAIEWRPAGDGSKRGTAFIDPLLCTGCDVCRQLCKFDAIGRAK; this is encoded by the coding sequence ATGAAGAAAGAAATTCTATCCGGCAATGAGGCCATCGCCCGCGGTGCCTATGAGGCTGGCTGTCGTGTGGCCTGCGCCTATCCCGGCACCCCTTCCACCGAGATCCTCGAAAACACCGTCAACTACAAGGAAATCAATTCCTCCTGGGCCCCCAACGAGAAGGTCGCCCTGGAGGTCGCCATCGGGGCCTCTTTCGGCGGCGGCCGCGCCCTGTGCACCATGAAGCATGTCGGCGTCAACGTGGCGGCCGACCCGCTCTTTACCCTTTCCTATACCGGTGTTAATGGTGGTTTGGTACTGGTTACGGCCGATGATCCCGAGATGCACTCCTCCCAGAACGAACAGGACAACCGCAATTACGCCAAGTTTGCCAAGGTGCCGATGCTGGAACCTGCCGATTCCCAGGAATGCAAGGAATTTACCCGGCTGGCCTTTGAACTCTCCGAACAGTACGATACGCCGGTCATGTTGCGCACCACCACCCGCATCTCTCACAGCAAGTCCATTGTCGCCCTGGGCGAACGGGCGAACGATCTGCCCGAGCCAAAGCTGATCAAAAATGCCGCCAAACTGGTGATGCTGCCGGGCAATGCCCGCGTCCGGCACCCTTTCGTGGAGGAACGCATCAAAAAGCTCTCCGAGGCGGGAGCCGACATGGCCATCAACCGCCGGGAACTGCGCGACACCTCCATCGGTATCATCACCTCCGGCGTCTGCTACCAGTATGTACGCGAGGCCTTGCCCGACGCCTCGACCCTCAAGCTGGGCATGGTGCATCCCTTGCCCCAGGCATTGATCCGTGAATTTGCCGCCCAGGTGGACAAGCTCTACGTGGTGGAGGAGTTGGACCCCTTTATCGAGGAGCAGGTCAAAGCCATGGGTGTTGCCGTGACCGGCAAGGAACTGATTTCGTTGTGCGGCGAGTTGTCGCCGGGCCGCATTCGCACCGCTTTCGGCCTCCAGCAGCCCCCTGCCGATGCCGGGGACAAGCTTCCCGGACGTCCCCCCAACATGTGCCCCGGCTGCCCCCACCGCGGGGTCTTCTTTGCTCTCAATCAGCTCAAGGCCTATGTTACCGGCGATATCGGCTGTTACACGCTGGGTTTCATGCCGCCACTCTCGGCAATGGATACCTGCGTCTGCATGGGCGCTTCCATCGGCATGGCCACCGGCGTAAGCAAGGTCGTATCCGCCGAGGAAAAGAAGAAGGTCGTGGCCGTGATCGGCGACTCCACCTTCCTGCACACCGGCATCAACGGCCTGATGGATATGGTCTACAATAATTCGACCTCCACGGTCGTGATCCTGGACAACCGCATTACCGCCATGACCGGCCGCCAGGATAACCCGGCCTCCGGCTTCACCCTGATGGATGATCCGTCCCATCGCATAGATTTCCCCCTGCTCTGCACATCGCTGGGGGTCAAGCATATCCGGGTGATCAACCCCTTTGACCTGGAGCAGACCAAAAACGTGCTCAGGGAGGAGATGGAACGTCCTGAGCCCTCGGTAATCATCACCGACAAACCCTGCGTCCTGGTCAAACGGGAAGGAGTCTTCCACAAGGGGCCGGTCTACGAGGTCGCGGTCGAGAAGTGCACCGGTTGCCGCGCCTGTCTCAAGATCGGCTGTCCGGCCATCGAGTGGCGTCCGGCCGGGGACGGCAGCAAAAGGGGCACGGCCTTCATCGACCCGCTGCTCTGTACCGGCTGCGACGTCTGCCGGCAGTTGTGCAAGTTCGACGCGATCGGGAGGGCCAAATGA
- a CDS encoding ATP-binding cassette domain-containing protein, with product MEFRNVVCADLVEGVSLQIQAGCSALVVTAREDVGTMLARLITGLSQPSLGSVHVDGQDMAGLPPTQLYRMRHRIGIVPQKGGLISNLKLWENMTLPLLYTRGSIPPEAERTALRYLEMFGYRGNIMALPAHLTPHEKRMAAFIRAALCTPQVMVYANCFDDLPEAARTQWGAITTEFHRGAPGMTSIYLATSQGMARDVPVDSIISLQ from the coding sequence GTGGAGTTCAGAAACGTAGTCTGTGCGGATCTTGTGGAAGGGGTTTCGCTCCAGATCCAGGCAGGATGCTCGGCCCTGGTCGTCACTGCCCGGGAGGACGTGGGCACCATGCTGGCGCGGCTCATTACCGGCCTGTCCCAGCCATCCCTCGGCTCGGTGCATGTGGACGGGCAGGACATGGCCGGGCTGCCGCCGACGCAGCTATACCGGATGCGGCACCGTATCGGCATTGTCCCGCAAAAGGGCGGTCTGATTTCAAACCTGAAACTGTGGGAGAACATGACGCTCCCCCTGCTCTACACCCGGGGGAGCATCCCTCCCGAAGCGGAGAGAACGGCCCTGCGGTACCTGGAAATGTTCGGCTACCGCGGCAACATCATGGCCCTGCCCGCCCATCTGACGCCCCACGAGAAACGCATGGCAGCCTTTATCCGGGCCGCCTTATGCACCCCGCAGGTCATGGTCTACGCCAACTGCTTCGACGACCTGCCGGAGGCGGCACGAACCCAATGGGGTGCCATCACAACGGAATTTCACCGCGGAGCGCCCGGCATGACGTCAATCTATCTGGCCACCTCGCAGGGCATGGCCCGGGACGTGCCGGTCGACAGCATCATTTCGCTCCAGTGA
- a CDS encoding MlaD family protein: protein MIREQDPRFKNLERKIGIFIALALIGIAVALVLFGLQKDLFSSKYNLHFTVDRGTGFTKGMPVKLSGFRIGRVTSIALNDQAMVDIAIEIDKKYQTWIRNDSIVKLVKEGLVGDTIVEVSVGSLDKPELKNNEAISYVKTKALDELAEEIADKVKPVLIEVRDIIGYINDPNGDLKKSIHNLEVLTRNLEGTRRNADRLLISANGNIDRIAGQAGSVLDTTNRKIESIDLTPTLNKVNGAIDTLDKKLPPLLDKADETLGNVARISRDTRTKLPGLLSQTEDVMFSTDKLLNSLQNTWLLRDSSPPPASNQLFIKGDSYE, encoded by the coding sequence ATGATACGTGAACAAGACCCCAGATTCAAAAACCTCGAACGAAAGATCGGCATCTTCATTGCGCTTGCCCTGATCGGCATTGCCGTGGCCCTCGTCCTGTTCGGCCTGCAGAAAGATTTATTCTCCTCAAAATACAACCTGCACTTTACCGTTGACCGCGGCACCGGCTTCACCAAGGGGATGCCGGTCAAACTTTCCGGGTTCAGAATCGGCCGGGTCACGTCCATCGCCCTGAACGACCAGGCCATGGTGGATATCGCCATCGAGATCGACAAAAAGTACCAGACCTGGATCCGCAACGATTCCATCGTCAAGCTGGTGAAGGAGGGGCTGGTGGGGGACACCATCGTCGAGGTTTCGGTCGGCTCCCTCGACAAGCCGGAGTTGAAGAACAACGAGGCCATCAGCTACGTGAAGACAAAGGCGCTGGACGAACTGGCCGAAGAGATTGCCGACAAGGTCAAGCCGGTGTTGATCGAAGTCAGGGACATTATCGGCTATATCAACGACCCTAACGGCGATCTCAAGAAAAGCATCCACAATCTGGAGGTGCTGACCCGCAACCTGGAAGGCACCCGTCGGAACGCCGACAGACTGCTCATATCGGCCAACGGCAACATCGACCGCATTGCCGGACAGGCAGGCAGCGTGCTCGACACCACCAACCGGAAGATCGAGAGTATCGACTTGACGCCGACCCTCAACAAGGTGAACGGCGCCATCGATACGCTGGACAAGAAACTCCCCCCCCTTCTGGATAAGGCCGACGAGACCCTGGGCAACGTGGCGCGCATCTCCCGGGACACCCGCACAAAGCTACCCGGCCTCCTTTCCCAGACCGAAGACGTCATGTTCAGCACCGACAAGCTGCTCAATTCCCTCCAGAACACCTGGCTGCTCAGGGATTCGTCCCCGCCGCCGGCGAGCAACCAGCTATTCATCAAGGGTGACAGTTATGAGTAG
- a CDS encoding tetratricopeptide repeat protein yields MSSLHMPLQRLGVLLICLALAGCFGGGNKVVRSEAQSRADMLLKRAIRAEQKGEVAEAEKLLREALSVSSSIEDIPAKSVELINLARLSRLNNDLAAAAAAIDAALELLPPQADFYGEAAHEKALVCLAGGDPATALAWAERSVATGPGTSLGRRLNLVGRILLVQGEWLKAGQTVKRALEENRGDDNREERANSLRMLGIVARNGKDFGGAEQLLKEALGIDKQIGASAKIASDLEELAATARAGGDLKKTARYLERAYEVHYSAGRLKAAGAAQRALADIFSELGDNSKAEASQAKARELAERTSAQKPAMPPATTNPSNNP; encoded by the coding sequence ATGAGTAGTCTGCACATGCCCCTGCAACGGCTGGGCGTCCTGCTGATCTGCCTCGCCCTGGCAGGCTGCTTTGGCGGCGGCAACAAGGTGGTGCGTTCCGAGGCACAATCCCGGGCCGACATGCTCCTCAAGCGGGCCATCCGTGCCGAGCAGAAAGGAGAGGTTGCCGAGGCCGAAAAATTGCTCAGGGAGGCGCTATCCGTAAGCTCATCCATCGAGGACATCCCCGCGAAATCGGTGGAGCTCATCAATTTGGCCCGCCTGAGCCGGTTGAACAACGACCTTGCGGCCGCAGCGGCCGCCATTGACGCGGCCCTGGAGCTGCTCCCCCCTCAAGCGGATTTCTACGGCGAGGCGGCCCATGAGAAGGCGCTGGTCTGCCTGGCCGGCGGCGATCCGGCAACCGCGCTGGCGTGGGCGGAACGGTCCGTAGCAACGGGACCGGGGACATCCTTGGGAAGGCGGCTCAATCTGGTGGGGCGTATCCTCCTGGTGCAGGGCGAGTGGCTCAAGGCCGGTCAGACGGTCAAAAGGGCGCTGGAGGAGAATCGCGGGGACGACAACCGGGAGGAAAGGGCCAATTCCCTACGGATGTTGGGAATCGTCGCCCGGAACGGCAAGGATTTCGGCGGGGCGGAGCAGCTTTTGAAGGAGGCGCTGGGGATCGATAAACAGATCGGCGCAAGCGCCAAGATCGCCTCGGACCTGGAGGAGCTGGCGGCCACGGCTCGCGCCGGCGGCGATCTCAAGAAAACGGCCCGCTATCTGGAACGGGCCTATGAGGTTCACTACAGCGCCGGCAGGTTAAAGGCGGCCGGCGCGGCCCAGCGTGCGCTGGCAGATATTTTCAGTGAATTGGGGGATAATTCCAAGGCTGAGGCGTCACAAGCCAAGGCCCGCGAACTGGCGGAACGCACCTCGGCTCAAAAGCCGGCGATGCCGCCCGCAACCACCAACCCTTCCAACAACCCGTAA
- a CDS encoding exopolyphosphatase codes for MGGRIAAIDFGTNTARLLVAEPRDDGFEHVRLEREIVRMGGGFSREEGLSGDAQRRGLDCLRRFADIIGSLDVSQVRAVATSAVRDAVNGQAFVASVREKTGIELTVIDGTHEGELTLAGVLAGLDRRAEELLVFDVGGGSTEYTLARDGRARFVRSLPMGVVRLTEGKVTPEAVSEKIGRELDLLVQEMATAHSRPASGATLVGTAGTATTLAAIAMEMKDYDYRKVNNATITRRQIEAIYARLLPMTPEERLTIPGLEKGREDLIIAGTLIILHTMERFGFDTMKVSDYGLLEGLVVAGGIAGF; via the coding sequence ATGGGTGGCAGGATTGCGGCTATCGATTTCGGTACCAACACCGCCCGCCTGCTCGTGGCGGAACCTCGGGACGACGGCTTTGAGCATGTCCGCCTCGAACGGGAGATCGTCCGCATGGGCGGCGGCTTCAGCCGCGAGGAAGGACTCTCCGGGGACGCCCAGCGGCGCGGCCTGGACTGTCTGCGCCGTTTTGCCGATATCATCGGCTCGCTGGACGTCTCCCAGGTTCGTGCCGTCGCGACCAGCGCCGTGCGGGATGCGGTCAACGGCCAGGCATTCGTGGCGTCGGTCCGCGAGAAGACCGGTATTGAGCTCACGGTCATTGACGGCACGCATGAAGGGGAGTTGACCCTGGCCGGGGTTCTGGCCGGGCTCGACCGCAGGGCAGAGGAGCTCCTGGTCTTTGATGTGGGCGGCGGCAGCACCGAATATACGCTTGCCCGGGACGGCCGTGCCCGGTTCGTCCGCAGTCTGCCCATGGGAGTGGTCAGGCTGACCGAAGGCAAGGTGACGCCCGAGGCGGTGTCGGAAAAAATCGGCAGGGAACTGGATCTGCTTGTGCAGGAGATGGCGACGGCCCACAGCAGGCCGGCATCCGGCGCAACCCTGGTCGGTACCGCCGGCACCGCAACCACCCTGGCGGCCATCGCCATGGAGATGAAGGATTACGACTATCGCAAGGTTAACAATGCCACCATCACCCGGCGGCAGATCGAGGCCATTTACGCCCGCCTGCTGCCCATGACCCCGGAGGAGCGGTTGACGATCCCCGGCCTGGAAAAGGGGAGGGAAGACCTCATTATCGCCGGGACGCTCATCATCCTGCACACCATGGAAAGGTTCGGGTTTGATACCATGAAGGTGAGTGATTACGGGTTGTTGGAAGGGTTGGTGGTTGCGGGCGGCATCGCCGGCTTTTGA
- a CDS encoding Na/Pi cotransporter family protein has product MPLSLIEGALGGIGLFLLGMRLMSDGIRTVADARIRDVFTKLTSNRFYSMLFGMATALAVNSGSAAVIFTIGLVNGGVLNIFQALSVLGGVLIGASLPLHIHIIPYSLISTPLIFSGVVLKFFARKRRYANAGDLILGIGLLFLGLTLLEGSYRPFDHHPFYTTFNELFFHQPILATIFGALISFLVQSARSSVTVVASLSSGYQIDPITASRMVSGGLIGVAAMGALASVGGNSVTRRVATTYLFFAFSVALLLVPLASLMLEAAQRLPFVEWSGACSEGQPLFCQLAWVHTVSSLLVACLLIAISAPLARMLGGSSVITGNGAVASQPCAGYLDERILNTPPLAMEQVRKEIIRMMSVTAFMYADIHEILSDFDARRADTIRQHEQVLDSLNHEITTFLAALARTADSPEISYDIPGLFQTVSDLEHVGDRCENILEGIVGKKEAGVVFSEDAMDDLKRLALVVATAISDTEHMIRHGFIRDSFDLAAAKTAARVVFETARQNHFERMSNGVCPPRAAKLFNEMTSDFEGIARLCWNIITCQGRKR; this is encoded by the coding sequence ATGCCTCTCAGTCTGATTGAGGGCGCTTTGGGTGGGATTGGCCTGTTTTTGCTCGGTATGCGCCTCATGTCGGACGGCATCCGGACCGTGGCTGATGCTCGCATCAGAGACGTCTTTACTAAGCTTACCTCGAACCGTTTCTATTCCATGCTGTTCGGCATGGCCACCGCCTTGGCTGTTAATTCCGGCAGCGCTGCGGTGATCTTTACCATCGGCCTCGTCAATGGCGGCGTTCTGAATATCTTTCAGGCGTTGAGCGTTTTGGGGGGGGTGCTCATCGGTGCTTCACTGCCCCTCCATATCCACATCATTCCCTACAGCCTGATTTCGACCCCGCTCATCTTTTCCGGCGTCGTACTCAAATTCTTCGCCCGCAAACGCCGCTATGCCAACGCCGGCGACCTTATCCTGGGGATCGGCCTGCTCTTTCTTGGGTTGACCCTGCTGGAGGGAAGCTATCGTCCCTTTGATCATCATCCCTTCTACACCACCTTCAATGAGTTGTTTTTTCATCAGCCGATCCTGGCAACCATCTTTGGGGCGCTGATATCGTTTCTCGTTCAGTCGGCCCGTTCTTCGGTGACGGTTGTCGCTTCGCTGTCGTCAGGGTATCAGATCGATCCCATTACCGCCTCGCGCATGGTGTCGGGAGGTCTGATCGGCGTGGCGGCGATGGGGGCCTTGGCCTCGGTCGGAGGGAACTCCGTGACCCGCAGGGTCGCCACGACCTATCTGTTTTTTGCCTTCTCAGTGGCCCTGCTGCTCGTGCCCCTTGCCTCACTCATGTTGGAGGCAGCCCAGCGCCTGCCGTTCGTCGAATGGTCGGGCGCCTGTAGCGAGGGCCAGCCGCTCTTCTGCCAACTGGCATGGGTACACACGGTCTCCAGCCTTCTGGTGGCGTGTCTTCTGATCGCGATTAGCGCCCCGTTGGCCCGCATGCTCGGCGGCTCATCCGTAATCACCGGCAATGGGGCGGTTGCATCCCAACCCTGTGCCGGCTACCTTGACGAGCGCATCCTTAATACGCCCCCGCTTGCCATGGAACAGGTCCGCAAGGAAATTATCCGCATGATGTCGGTGACGGCGTTCATGTACGCCGACATCCACGAAATACTTTCCGATTTCGACGCCCGCAGGGCGGATACCATTCGGCAGCATGAGCAAGTGCTCGATTCGCTCAATCACGAGATCACCACGTTCCTTGCAGCCCTGGCCCGGACTGCGGACAGCCCTGAGATCAGCTACGATATCCCCGGCCTTTTCCAGACGGTCAGCGACCTGGAGCATGTGGGTGACCGTTGCGAGAATATCCTGGAGGGGATCGTGGGTAAAAAGGAGGCCGGCGTCGTTTTCTCGGAGGATGCCATGGATGACCTGAAGCGGCTTGCCCTGGTTGTAGCTACCGCTATCAGCGATACCGAACATATGATCAGGCATGGCTTCATCCGGGACAGTTTTGATTTGGCGGCCGCAAAAACAGCGGCTCGCGTCGTCTTTGAGACGGCACGGCAGAACCATTTCGAGCGGATGAGCAACGGCGTCTGCCCGCCGCGGGCCGCCAAGCTGTTCAATGAAATGACCTCCGACTTCGAGGGGATAGCCAGGCTATGCTGGAACATCATCACCTGCCAGGGGAGGAAACGCTGA
- a CDS encoding HU family DNA-binding protein yields the protein MNKSELIEQLAVRKDISNKRAEEIVNLIFNSMTEAMVEGERIEIRGLGSFVIKSYDTYTGRNPKTGEQITVSPKKLPFFKVGKELKERVLG from the coding sequence ATGAACAAATCCGAGCTTATTGAGCAGTTGGCGGTCAGGAAGGATATCTCCAACAAGCGGGCTGAAGAGATCGTTAATCTCATTTTCAACTCCATGACAGAAGCCATGGTGGAAGGCGAACGCATTGAGATTCGCGGCCTCGGCAGCTTTGTCATCAAGAGTTACGATACCTATACAGGAAGAAACCCCAAAACGGGTGAGCAGATTACGGTCAGCCCCAAGAAGCTTCCCTTCTTCAAGGTCGGTAAGGAGTTGAAGGAACGGGTGCTCGGCTAG
- a CDS encoding tetratricopeptide repeat protein: MNILKKLFSKNPADLMARGDRLLMERHYFEARCAYEDARRLLSGSNGVQGVEGLSAVCEERIGSANRALAELNIGEAESALGRGLPDKALEHLGLAKSLTDDAVLREKAEGLVALCCGSDDEQKETVSVSGCSSCSSCAPEDLVTDDSSDVNMSQMEYYDLLIQQLPREMYSRYSDLGEEFASMYVIASGNRHGDALELLEAWYTGSDRDIYCYEKGMILFRLGHVDAAETNFRDAIGANAANSLAHLGLALLLIEGRRLHEAGQQLEVMMSAGILAEQSHLLRADVHVLAGDTDRAIDMYSGLLTTPSARMAAERLRDVLVQCGRSNDAAYIVRRYLGGCGH, from the coding sequence GTGAATATCCTGAAAAAACTGTTTTCCAAAAATCCTGCCGACCTGATGGCTCGTGGCGACCGGCTTCTGATGGAACGCCACTATTTTGAGGCGCGCTGTGCCTATGAGGATGCGCGGCGACTCCTTTCCGGTTCAAACGGTGTTCAGGGAGTGGAAGGGCTGTCGGCTGTCTGCGAAGAGCGGATTGGCAGCGCCAACCGTGCGCTGGCCGAACTGAATATCGGTGAAGCGGAATCCGCCCTGGGGCGTGGGCTGCCGGATAAGGCGCTCGAACACCTGGGACTGGCAAAATCACTGACCGACGATGCCGTGCTACGGGAAAAGGCGGAGGGACTGGTTGCGCTCTGTTGTGGAAGCGACGACGAGCAGAAAGAAACTGTTTCCGTAAGCGGGTGCTCATCATGCAGTTCCTGCGCTCCGGAAGATCTCGTAACAGATGATTCTAGCGACGTAAACATGTCGCAAATGGAATACTATGATCTGTTGATTCAACAGCTTCCACGCGAAATGTATAGCCGGTATTCCGATTTGGGAGAGGAATTTGCATCCATGTACGTGATTGCGAGCGGGAACCGGCATGGCGACGCTTTAGAGCTGCTTGAAGCGTGGTACACCGGTTCAGATCGTGATATCTACTGCTACGAAAAGGGAATGATCCTGTTTCGGCTCGGTCACGTTGACGCGGCCGAGACAAATTTCCGGGATGCGATTGGGGCAAATGCCGCTAATTCCCTGGCGCATCTGGGGTTAGCCCTGCTGTTGATCGAAGGGCGGCGGCTGCACGAAGCGGGGCAGCAGCTTGAGGTCATGATGTCTGCCGGGATATTGGCGGAACAATCCCACCTTCTGCGCGCGGATGTTCACGTGCTTGCCGGCGACACCGACCGGGCAATTGATATGTATAGCGGGCTTCTGACTACTCCGTCTGCCCGCATGGCGGCCGAGAGGCTCCGCGACGTTCTGGTGCAATGCGGCCGCAGCAATGACGCAGCATATATCGTAAGGCGATATCTCGGGGGGTGTGGGCACTGA